The Arachis ipaensis cultivar K30076 chromosome B10, Araip1.1, whole genome shotgun sequence DNA window TTGTGATATTTTGTAGGAAATGTTGTTGGCTCATTAACTAGCACTACATCCACAAATACtataagttatttttttttttcctaatGGTTAAATATTGTAGATTTTCATTCCTTTTCACCTATCATATTTGTTGTTGTTACTatggattttttttatatatgggctttcttttttacttttcttgttttttataatttttcttactattatcttgtttctttctttatttgaatgttcttttaatttattttaaatatcggATGATGTAGGTGTTGATCGAGATTCTAGCGGTCTAACACAATTTATTAGTTTCAGGTATTATCATATGTTTAAgttctattttaattatttataacaTAGTCTTATATTTCGTGTATTCATGTGTGTTTTATAAAACTTAGTTTcataccaacaacaacaacaacaacaacaataataataataataataataataatagtaacagTGGTAGTCGTGGTGATTGTAGTaatgtttaatttaatatatCTTGAATAttagttttctttaattttttttatttcatattctatgtttaattttatttttattttctaggggattttttttatttcgtaTTGTAAATAATATGTGTGTAACATGTATTTAAAATATCAAAGATTAATTATGCTTATTCCATAatcattttttttccaaaaaacagATGAATCAGATATATATGATCCTTCCATAAATTCATGTAATCCATTTGGTTCTCTGATTGATCATCCTCTTTTTTTGCAAAGTGAGCTTcaaggtatttttttttttgtttcgttCTATGATAATATTTCTTTTTATCgttctatttaatttattcatactaattttCTTCAGTGTGTTTGTGGTGTAAGGTGATTGCAGTGattttttctttctgtttgaaaTCTATACAAGGTGTCTTGATATTGGTGATGCTGATTACACTTGTTCATTTTGTGGGGCAAACTTTTGGTTGTTAGAGCGTGTTGAAAAATATTCAACAGTAAATCAACCAGTATTTACACTTTGTTGCTCGAAAGGAAAAGTTCAACTACCCTATTTGCAAAGGCCTCTAGAATTATTGTGTAACCTTATAGATGGTCATGATAATAAGTCTTtgcattttcaaaaaaatatcagATCGTACAATAGTATGTTTGCATTCACTTCTTTTGGATGTAAAGTGCATGACTCAATTAATGATGGTAGTGGACTGCCTCAATTTATCATAAATGGGCAAGTTTATCATGGAATTGGGAGTTTGCTACCAACTATTGGTGAAAATCCAAAATTTGCACAGTTATATATCTATGACACAGCACGAAGTAGTCAATCGCTAGGGAATTTTTGGGTACGTTCTTTTCAACTTCTATGGTTGATTATTAGTATGATTATTTTCCATTATATGTGTAtcatttttagtttcttgttttaTACTATGGGCTAGAGATATTTTAAATGAATTGTTATATTATGTCTTTCTTTAGGCAAACAACTGAAATAGATAAGGAATTGATAGTTAGTCTAATGCAAATGGTTGATGAACACAATGTTATAGCCCAATTGTTTCGGAGAGCTCGACAATTTTATGAGTATCATCCTTCGCAAGAATTTTGTTTGAGATTGTTTTCTCAGCAAGTACATGATCTAAGAATTTACAATTATCCTTCATGTGATGAGATTGCTGCTTTGATAGTTAGAGATTTCGAATCATCCGACCGTGGTTGTGATGTTATTGTTTAGTCCACCAGTGGTCAATTGCAACGGATTTATGAAACTCATGCTTTATACTTGCCATTACAGTATCCTTTACTTTTTCCTTATGGTGAGGATGGGTATCAATTGAACATCCCGTATCGAGGGGTTCAAAATACTTATGTACGTGGAAAAAGGAAGAGGATGTCTTTGCGTGAGTTTGTGAGTTTTCGATTACAAATGAGAGAAGATGAGGGAAGCATCATTCACAAAGCTAGGAAGTTGTTCCAAcaattttttgttgattgtttTGCTTTGATAGAATCACAGAGACTCTTTGAAATTAGGAAGAAACAAAGTACAATTAAAGGAGAGTTTTTGCATGGTATAGAGGAAGCTATGCAACGTGGTGATGTTGAAGCATCCTCAATTGGGACAAAAGGTTATACTACCATCTTCATTTACAGGTGATAAACGTTATATGTTTAATAATTGCCAGGATGCTATGGCAATTTGCAAGCATTATGGTTATCCTGATTTGTTTCTCACTATTACTTGTAATCCAAATTGGCCTGAATTTCAAAGATATACCCGTCGTGAAGGGATTCCAATTGTTGATAGACCGGATATTTCTTGTCGAGTTTTTCATGCTAACCTGAAGTGTCTTCTAACTGACCTTAAAGGTGGCACTTTTTTCGGTCCTCTCAATGCTggtatatttttctatttctttgattttatattttttttaggacAAACTTATAATAACTtgtttttattgtataatttatttttatatttattgatttattagttgttattttatGTAGGTATGTATACAATCGAGTTTCAAAAAAGAGGTCTACCCCATGCACATTTTTTCCTTTGGCTTGATAGAAGAAACACGTTGCAGAATGTTGAACTTGTTGATGAATTAATTTGTGCAGAATTACCTAATCTTGCAACATTTTCTAATTTGTATAGGATGGTCATAAAATATATGATTCATGGTCCGTGTGGTTGAATACGACCGACTTCTCCTTGTATGAAAGATGGTAAATGTTCAAAGTTTTACCCTAAGCAGTTTGTGAATGAGACTACATTTGATGATGATGGGTATCCAGTATATAAACATCGTGACATGGGCATTACTGTCAAGTTGAGCGGTACAAATATTGATAACAGATTTGTAGTACCTTATAATCCGTTATTGTTAATGAAATATCAGGCTCACATAAAATTAGAGTTTTGTAACAAGTCAAATGTTATCAAATATCTTTTTAAGTATGTCAACAAGGGCCCTGATCATTTGACTGCTATAATGGACCAATCAACGAGTGGTTGTCAAAATTTGCAGGTTCTGGATGAGATTAAACAGTATTATGATGTCGTTATCTTTCTCCTTCAGAGTCCATATGGAGAATATTTGCTTATGATAAACATCATAGATGGCCTGCTATGCAGCGGTTGACTTTTCATTCTCCAAGTCAACAGTATGTTGTGTTTGATGATAGTGACATTGTTAGTTCAGTATTTGCTCGGGATAGAGATTTGATGACGATGTTTACTGCTTGGATGTTAGCTAATAGGCGATATGCTGAAGGGCAATGTTTGACATATGTTGAGTACCCAAGTAAATTTGTATATGATCCAGAATCTAGGGAATGGATGCCAAGACAAAAGCGGTTTTCAATTGGTAGATTAAGTTTTGCTCATCCATCTACAGTTGAATTGTTTTACATGCGATTATTGTTGAATGTTCAAAGAGGTTGCACCAATTTCCGAAGTATAAGAACAGTTAATTCAATTGTATATGATACATTTCAAGATCCATGTTCAGCTATGGGTTTTTTGGTTGATGATAATGAATTTGTTTATGCTATTAAAGAAGTTGCTGAGTTGTCATCGGGAGAGCAATTAAGGAAGTTTTTTGTGACATTGTTGTTGTTTGATTCTATTATGCGGCCATTGTTTGTTTGGAAGGAGACTTGGAAGTTGTTATCTAATGGTATCCTTTATTATAGACGACGAGAACTTGGATTTTCaggaataatttttttattacattGTGAAACTTGTCTAATAGGAATTGTTCGTGTGTATGTATAGATTAATATGCACGCGTGTCTGTACGTGCACACATGTGTATATAGACACACAGTTTGTTTTAAATCTAGATGCTAAATCTTTATTTTGGGTTTCTAAGCAACTTGTAATTGTAGAATTACAAATGATTGAAAGTGAATTACAGACTTTCTATCTGATTGAGATTGGGAAGTTGCTCCAAAATAATAGAAAGTCATTAAGAGATTATGCTGGTATGCCATGTCCAGATATGCAATTGGTTTCTCAATTTAGTAACTCGATGTTGTTACGAAAAATGCAATATGATATTGCTTTATTAATCCAGGAACATGATTCAAATTTATTGAAGTTGAATGAAGAACAGAGAGTTATATATGAGAAAATTGTCAATTGTGTTTGTAACAAAGAAGGTGGGTGGTTTTTTATATATGGATTCGGCGGAACTGGAAAAACTTCTTGTACAAGACATTATCAGCTAGGTTGCGATCTGAAAGGAAAATTGTCATTAATATTGCATCGAGTGGAATTGCAGCATTATTGTTACCAGGGGGTAAGATAGCTCATTCAATGTTCAACATTCCAATTGAGTTAAATGAGGATATTGTTTGCAGAATCTCAAAAGATAGTGCTAAGGCAGAATTGATTCGATGTGCTGCTTTGATTATTTGGGACGAAGCACCAATGACTAATAAGTTGGCTTTTGAGGCATTGGATAGAACGCTTCGTGATATAATGCCGTCTGTGTCCTATATGCACAATGAATGTACTGGCAGTATTCTAAAAGGTATGACATTTTTTACCTATTCTTTTTGAATGCTACATTATAGCTTGTcacttcttatttatttttctccGATTCCCTTGCACATATCTCATATTTTTCAATTATGTTTAAATAATGGCTCTTTATTTATggtcaaattttcaaattttgttggatttcttttgttttcataatAAAAGGAAGGAAAAATACATGATATTTTGAGTTGGGGTTCTTCTTTTGTACCATAACTTTATTTTTATCACTAATGTGGTGATGCATAATTTTTTATTGTAACCAATATCTTGGAAAACATATCTCTTTTTTGTGATAATAATCTAATTCAGGGATCACTGCTgtgcaaaaaaaaaagtgtatacATACATCTATTATAGCATCAACTGTTGAAAAATTGTTTCTGCTTTGTTGATTTGTCTTATATTTTAAAGTTCAAGTCATGTATCTTTATTTATTTACCTACCTTTTTGTGTCTAGAAATAAGATATAAATATGTATTCTTTAATTTGATTAAAGAGTTTCGGACAACTGCATTAAAAATCTGTTGGAAAATGGAGGATGTACTGCATATTGATGCTCCTTTAGATCATGCTTCAATTCAGATTTTCTTCAACCAAAATAGGTTGGTATTAGAATAGTAATGTGATGAAGAGTATTGCTTATTTGCTCTAGTCTTTTATATTGTTAGtattaaaatagtaataataataataatattacagtgaaaaataataattatagtaTTAAAATGCTAGAAACATAAAATTAGTATTGATATAGTTTTTTCATGAGAAAGTAAAAAATTAGGGTTTTCATAACAATTTTAAATTCAGTTTCAAATAATGTAATATATCATCATGTAATCTAAAAATAAAGTATATCCTATTTAATATGGATAACATGTGACGTTATTATTGTGATATTTATTGTTATTAGTTTTGCACTCATAACTAATAATTGTAGAGTCTTGAAATACATAAAGAAAATGGTGATATTTATAATTAACATTTAGTATATgataaaaaggattttttttacttattattgttattattatttgaaaaggatttaaacTTTTAATAGCTGACAATTAATTTTAGTATGCCTCTTCAGATACTTGACAGAATTTAGTGTATACaggtttatatttattatttaaaaataacttCTTTTCGTTCtcttataatttttaatatatatacttCTCTTGATGACATATGTATTTTTGTATAATAAAAGGTTAAATATGCTTCATGATAATTATCTGCAAATATTTAAATCATAGCTTAAAGAATTTGATGGGTCACGTTCAAGGCAAAATCCAAAAGTCACAATTAAATGATTTTTCTACTCCTTATATTAGACTCGATTCTCTCCCTCAAGAATCACTCGGACTCAATGTTTCTCAATTTCAATCTGTAGCTTGTGATCTCCAACATTTTGCAATTTGCGCCATCTTCCCTGATTTTCTTTTTTCACACTTCTAgtgatttcattttttttctttggatcgGATTGTTTGTTCCTGATTTTGTTAACATTTGCTGCTGCTATTTATTTAATCattataaaaaatcaaacaactaaATGGCAATGTATGCAGGTACAAATGGTTCCAATAGGTAAATTACTTAGTATAAAGTTCCTTAGATTTGTCAACATTATTTAGATTTCATGACAATCGGTAATGGTACgtatctttttttttctaagttGTATTTTAGCATCGTGGTAAATAGACATATATTTTACTATAGTGACTGAAATGTCTATGTGTCCTACAGTAGATATCCTCGATCTCCTTACTATGAGAAGACCATGAGATATTCAGACATGAGCGCAAGTCGATTAGTAAAATATCCTTAATGAAGTCAGTTCTTTTTTTAAGAAACTTACGAAATATTAagtttgtatttattattggttatgtagaAAACCCCTCCTGAATCCCTAAATATGAAATATTCATTACAGTACTTGTCCACTAAGTTTGTTGCATATCTGAAACCATCTGGGCAAGGTTCTGTGTGAAAGATAACTATACAAGTTAAAGAGGAGGGACAAGCTTATCCTGAGATTAGCCTCCATACGGGACCATCACATACAGTTGGAgatcaaaaaattttaatttctactTAAAAATGGCTATTTATCTATTATTATGCAGAAAcaaatatttttgtttatgtGTTTCATTGTACTGGacatgtttttgttttcttttttttttctctgaaTATTTGACAACCTATGTTTTAAATTTGCCAAATAATAGGTTTTTTTTTCATTCTGAATCCTTTTAATACTGTTTTAATTTGTCAGTGGTACATCAAATTAATTGAGATCTTTTTTATCTGCATAAAAAAATtaagtttgttattttttattattaatatagtGTATGTATTCTTATACAATGAAAAACATTATATATATCATTATAATTATCTgtaaacaaaaatttttttatactGGTATGtagtacaacaacaacaacaacaacaacaataataataataataatagtaataatagtaTTACAATGGaaaataataattatactatTAAAATGCtagaaatattaaaatattgTCGATATAGTATCTTTatgagaaaatagaaaattaattttttgatgaagtattttaaattcaatttcaaataatataatatactatcatataatctaaaaataaaatatatccaatttaatatgGGTAATATGTGACATTGTTATTATtatgatatttattattattaattttgcaTTCATGGTTAATATTTACATAGTTTTGAAAGATATAAAGAAAATAGTGATATCTATAATTAACATTCAATACAACATAAAAAAAAGTGgtaaaatttttagttattattattatcattattggaAAAAAGGTTTAAACCTTTTTTAGCTAATCATTACTTTCAATATGTTTCTTCAATATTTAACAAATTTCAATAAATACAGTTTTGTatataaaatgtaaaatataaaattttatttggtAAGTGAAAAATAATTCATATATTTAAAGCACTTTTTTATCCGTTATAATTATTAGAAGatctattaaaaattaaatataaaaaaattgatcCCTATATTAAATGTCTTCTTaattagataaaaataaaaaaaattactttgtaAGTGAAAAACCAAAAGCAGATGAAGAAAACCAAAAGCCATAGTCCCTCACCccttcaaaaaagaaaaaggaaacaaaaGTGAATCTGGTGACCCTTCTTCATCTTTCTCTGACTTCTCACCTCATTCAACCAAGAAACTCTAAGATCCAACTTTTTTCACAATAAACCCGCATAACCTCCTACCACAGAGTCGTCGACTACAGTGCATGCCAGCACCCGCGACTCGTCTGATAACAA harbors:
- the LOC110268334 gene encoding uncharacterized protein LOC110268334 encodes the protein MLKHPQLGQKVILPSSFTGDKRYMFNNCQDAMAICKHYGYPDLFLTITCNPNWPEFQRYTRREGIPIVDRPDISCRVFHANLKCLLTDLKGGTFFGPLNAGMYTIEFQKRGLPHAHFFLWLDRRNTLQNVELVDELICAELPNLATFSNLYRMVIKYMIHGPCG